ATCGCGTACGCGAAGGAACGCGAGCAGTTCGGACAGACATTGTCGTCCTACCAAGCGCTTCGCCATCGCCTGGCCGACCTCGCCACCGACATCGAGGTTGCGCGGGTCTTCCTCTACGACGCCGCCTCGCAGATCGATGCGGGTCTCGAAGATGACCTGTCCCGCCAGAGCGCAATGGCCAAGATGCGCTGCACCGAGGTCGCCAAGCACGCGACGCTCGAGGCGATGCAGATGATGGGCGGCTACGGCTACGCAAGGGAATACGGCATGGAGGGCCAGGTCCGCCGGGCTCTTGCTCCGCCGATCTACGGTGGCACCAACGAGATTCAGCGCGAGATCATCGCCAAGAACATCGGCTTGTGAGATACACGCACATCTCCTGAGACAACGAGGTACATGATGACCGAGGATACGACTTTCTCACCGAAACTATTGTCCGGCAAACGAGTGCTCATCACCGGTGGTGGGACGGGATTGGGTCGCGGCGTCGCGCGTCATCTGGTCGACCACGGCGCCGAGGTCCATCTGTGGGGGCGCCGCGAAGCCGTGCTCGCCGAAGCGGCGGAAGAGGCCTCTGCATCCCGGCCAGGGGCCGTTCAGTACCACACCGTCGACGTGCGCGACTACGAGAACGTCGACGAGACGATGGGCCGGATCTGGTCGGAGTTCGGGCCGTTGACAGGTGTGGTCAACAACGCAGCGGCGAACTTCATCGCGCAGACCAAAGACCTGAGTCCTCGTGCATTCCAGGCGATCACCAGCACTGTGATGAATGGCTCGTTTCATACCACGCACGCGGCCGGTAAGCGCTGGATCGCCGATGGACTCCCGGGCAGCGTGCTGTCCACGTTGACGACGTGGGTGTGGACGGGATCGGCGTTCGTGGTGCCATCCGCGATGGCGAAGGCCGCGGTCCACTCGATGACGATGT
This sequence is a window from Gordonia insulae. Protein-coding genes within it:
- a CDS encoding SDR family oxidoreductase yields the protein MTEDTTFSPKLLSGKRVLITGGGTGLGRGVARHLVDHGAEVHLWGRREAVLAEAAEEASASRPGAVQYHTVDVRDYENVDETMGRIWSEFGPLTGVVNNAAANFIAQTKDLSPRAFQAITSTVMNGSFHTTHAAGKRWIADGLPGSVLSTLTTWVWTGSAFVVPSAMAKAAVHSMTMSLAVEWAKHNIRLNALAPGPIPTDYAWEMLNPTDKSSVGATQADQIPAGRTGTMEELANLTMFLLSDACDYLTGQTIAMDGGQMLAGPGTFAGLNGLTDADWQQIKETSKAASESAKAQRSV